A region of Desulforegula conservatrix Mb1Pa DNA encodes the following proteins:
- a CDS encoding addiction module protein: MISKVITDTGLHNHPLSGLMLLSKSGRSIIYGGTVQNRDFKEFILLLNADNVKYRFFEDVMTINIQNMTTEEKLMAMEMLWDDLCKSQKKFSSPDWHGEILNEREKAVADGKDRFVDWETAKKDLLNSIL; the protein is encoded by the coding sequence GTGATCAGCAAAGTGATTACGGATACTGGACTTCACAACCACCCGCTCTCAGGCTTGATGCTCTTGAGCAAATCAGGCAGGAGTATCATTTATGGAGGTACGGTGCAGAACCGAGACTTCAAAGAGTTTATTCTTTTATTAAACGCTGATAATGTCAAATATCGTTTTTTTGAAGATGTTATGACTATTAATATACAGAACATGACAACAGAAGAAAAACTGATGGCAATGGAAATGCTTTGGGATGATCTGTGCAAAAGCCAAAAAAAATTTTCGTCTCCGGATTGGCATGGTGAAATATTAAACGAACGTGAAAAAGCCGTTGCAGATGGTAAAGACAGGTTTGTAGATTGGGAAACGGCAAAAAAAGACCTCCTGAATTCAATATTATGA
- a CDS encoding type I restriction-modification system subunit M has translation MNQQELSSFIWSVADLLRGDYKQSEYGKVILPFTVLRRIDCVLEETKEAVLAEFEAKQKMGLNPEPFLLRVSGLKFYNTSPMDMKKLMGDQDHIRQNLEQYIQAFSPSVRDIFERFDFYTQIDRLNKCGLLYLVTEKFSGIDLHPETVSNFQMGLVFEELIRKFAEISNETAGEHFTPREVIRLMVNLIFVEDDEILSKPGVVRTIYDPTAGTGGMLSVAGEYLEEHNPTARLTMHGQELNDESYAICKADMLIKGQEVANIIPGNTLSDDGHGHSKFDYMLSNPPFGVEWKKVEKEIRKEHEQQGFNGRFGPGLPRVSDGSLLFLMHLLSKMQPAAAGGSRFGIVLNGSPLFTGGAGSGESEIRRYVLENDLVEAIIGLPTDMFYNTGISTYIWILSNRKPDNRKGFVQLIDASSFWQKMRKSLGSKRKELSDQHISDITRLFGSFTEAKIAYVFDSNGKETDRLIILQGEKEPAVPEGGKVKIAPLSRIFKNSAFGYRTITVERPQKDENGKPVIGTKGKLKGKPMPDTNLRDTENIPLDEDIEEYFRREVLPHVPDAWIDHEKTKTGYEIPFNRHFYVFEPPRSLTEIDTDLKIVTDRIMTMIKGLGA, from the coding sequence ATGAACCAGCAGGAACTTTCATCTTTTATATGGTCAGTGGCTGATCTTCTTCGCGGAGATTACAAACAGTCAGAATATGGCAAGGTAATTCTGCCGTTCACGGTTTTAAGGCGTATTGACTGCGTTCTTGAGGAAACCAAAGAAGCTGTTCTTGCGGAATTTGAAGCAAAGCAGAAGATGGGACTCAATCCAGAGCCTTTTCTTTTAAGGGTTTCAGGCCTTAAATTCTACAACACCTCTCCCATGGACATGAAAAAGCTCATGGGAGATCAGGATCATATCAGGCAAAATCTCGAGCAGTATATCCAGGCTTTTTCGCCCTCTGTCCGGGATATTTTCGAGCGTTTCGATTTTTACACCCAGATAGATCGTCTTAACAAATGCGGCCTTCTTTATCTTGTCACTGAGAAATTTTCAGGAATCGACCTTCACCCTGAAACTGTCTCAAATTTCCAGATGGGCCTTGTGTTTGAAGAGCTTATCAGAAAATTTGCGGAAATTTCCAACGAGACAGCAGGAGAACATTTTACGCCCCGGGAAGTAATCCGCCTCATGGTCAACCTGATTTTTGTGGAGGACGACGAGATTCTGTCCAAGCCCGGAGTTGTCCGTACAATATACGATCCCACAGCAGGAACAGGCGGAATGCTCTCGGTCGCAGGAGAATATCTTGAAGAACATAACCCGACGGCCCGTCTGACAATGCACGGACAGGAGCTGAACGACGAATCCTACGCCATATGCAAGGCCGACATGCTCATAAAGGGTCAGGAAGTCGCAAACATCATCCCAGGCAATACTCTTTCGGATGACGGCCACGGCCATAGTAAATTTGACTATATGCTTTCAAATCCGCCTTTTGGTGTTGAATGGAAAAAAGTTGAAAAGGAAATCCGCAAGGAGCATGAACAGCAGGGCTTTAACGGACGTTTTGGCCCCGGCCTTCCAAGGGTTTCGGACGGTTCACTTCTTTTTCTGATGCATCTTTTAAGCAAAATGCAGCCAGCCGCAGCCGGAGGAAGCAGGTTCGGCATTGTCTTAAACGGTTCCCCTCTTTTTACCGGCGGCGCAGGATCAGGTGAAAGCGAGATCAGGCGCTATGTTCTTGAAAACGATCTGGTCGAGGCAATAATCGGGCTTCCAACAGATATGTTCTACAACACAGGCATTTCAACCTATATCTGGATTCTCTCGAACCGCAAGCCAGACAACAGGAAAGGCTTTGTCCAGCTCATTGACGCAAGCTCCTTCTGGCAGAAAATGAGAAAAAGTCTCGGAAGCAAGAGAAAAGAGCTTTCTGATCAGCATATTTCAGACATAACAAGACTTTTCGGAAGCTTCACAGAAGCTAAAATTGCCTATGTTTTTGATTCAAACGGAAAGGAAACTGACCGCCTGATAATCCTGCAAGGCGAAAAAGAGCCTGCTGTGCCAGAAGGCGGAAAAGTCAAGATTGCGCCACTTTCACGCATATTCAAAAATTCCGCTTTCGGATACAGAACAATAACAGTCGAAAGACCCCAGAAAGACGAAAACGGAAAGCCTGTAATCGGAACAAAGGGCAAGCTGAAAGGCAAGCCCATGCCAGACACCAACCTCAGGGACACCGAAAACATTCCCCTTGATGAAGACATCGAGGAATATTTCAGGCGCGAGGTTCTGCCCCATGTTCCAGATGCCTGGATAGACCACGAAAAGACAAAGACAGGCTACGAGATTCCGTTCAACCGCCATTTTTACGTTTTCGAGCCTCCAAGATCTCTTACGGAAATCGACACTGACCTGAAAATTGTTACTGACCGGATAATGACGATGATAAAAGGGCTTGGGGCGTGA
- a CDS encoding class I adenylate-forming enzyme family protein produces MIITEILARNARLFPDDTALVERDPANGTRKSITWTEFDSVSNRIANALVKRGVKKGGSVVHLMTNCLEWLPVYFGILRTGAKAVPLNFRFTEELIAMCANVSEASVIFFGEEFIDRVASAKTELDLSITTYIFTGPKEHTPRYAEHLDDFIKKSEPEFFGPEIIITDNAAIYFTSGTTGVPKGVLLTHRNLEFSCYVENNHHSQKKEDSFLCIPPLYHTGAKMHWFGNFLVGAPAVILKGIKPDWILEAVSEEKVSIVWLLVPWAHDILLAIERGEIKLDNYDLSRWRLMHIGAQPVPPSLIQKWGEVFPLHEFDVNYGLTEATGPGCLHLGIPNRHKTGSIGIAGFDWEFSIVDRNLDPVPLGEPGELIVKGPGVMKEYFKNPKETATSLVNGWLRTGDIARIDKDGFVWLLDRKKDVIITGGENIYPVEIEHFLSHHARIQDVAVIGIPDERLGEVVAAVIKLKPGKNMTEEEVMTLCELLPRYKRPKFIYFDDVPRNPTGKIEKPALRKKYAGIYSSFKMS; encoded by the coding sequence ATGATAATAACCGAAATACTGGCCAGAAACGCGAGGCTTTTTCCTGATGATACGGCGCTTGTGGAAAGAGATCCTGCAAACGGAACAAGAAAAAGCATTACTTGGACGGAATTTGATTCGGTCTCGAACAGAATCGCAAACGCACTTGTGAAAAGAGGGGTCAAAAAGGGTGGCAGTGTGGTGCATCTCATGACCAACTGCCTTGAATGGCTTCCGGTTTATTTCGGGATTTTAAGAACAGGCGCAAAGGCCGTGCCTCTTAATTTCAGGTTTACGGAGGAGCTGATCGCCATGTGCGCAAATGTTTCCGAAGCCAGCGTGATTTTTTTCGGCGAGGAATTTATTGACCGTGTTGCATCAGCCAAGACCGAGCTTGATCTTTCAATTACAACATATATATTTACTGGCCCCAAAGAGCATACACCCCGTTATGCCGAACATCTGGATGATTTTATCAAAAAGAGCGAGCCTGAATTTTTCGGCCCTGAAATCATTATCACAGACAATGCCGCCATATATTTCACTTCAGGCACGACAGGAGTTCCCAAGGGCGTTCTCCTGACCCACAGGAATCTCGAATTTTCCTGCTATGTGGAAAACAATCATCATTCCCAGAAAAAAGAAGACTCCTTTCTCTGCATTCCGCCCCTTTATCACACAGGAGCCAAAATGCATTGGTTCGGCAATTTTCTTGTGGGCGCTCCGGCTGTAATTCTAAAAGGGATAAAACCTGACTGGATTCTTGAGGCAGTTTCAGAGGAAAAGGTTTCAATAGTCTGGCTTCTCGTGCCCTGGGCCCATGATATTCTTCTTGCCATCGAGCGAGGTGAAATCAAGCTTGATAATTATGATCTTTCCAGATGGAGACTCATGCACATAGGCGCACAGCCGGTTCCTCCGAGTCTTATCCAGAAATGGGGTGAAGTATTCCCGCTTCATGAATTTGACGTGAATTACGGACTTACAGAAGCAACCGGCCCTGGATGCCTTCACCTTGGAATCCCTAACCGCCACAAGACCGGCTCCATCGGAATTGCGGGCTTTGACTGGGAATTTTCAATAGTTGACAGAAACCTTGATCCTGTACCGCTTGGGGAGCCGGGCGAGCTTATTGTAAAAGGGCCGGGAGTAATGAAGGAGTATTTCAAAAATCCCAAGGAAACCGCTACAAGCCTTGTTAATGGCTGGTTAAGGACAGGGGACATAGCCAGAATAGACAAGGACGGTTTTGTATGGCTGCTTGATCGCAAAAAAGACGTGATCATAACAGGCGGCGAGAATATCTATCCTGTCGAAATAGAGCATTTCCTGAGCCATCACGCAAGAATTCAGGATGTGGCAGTAATCGGCATTCCTGATGAAAGATTGGGAGAGGTTGTGGCTGCTGTAATCAAGCTTAAACCCGGCAAGAATATGACAGAGGAAGAAGTCATGACTCTTTGTGAGCTTCTCCCAAGATACAAGAGACCGAAATTCATATATTTCGACGATGTTCCGAGGAATCCTACCGGAAAAATTGAAAAACCTGCGTTAAGAAAGAAATATGCCGGTATTTACAGCAGTTTTAAGATGTCTTGA
- the kdpC gene encoding potassium-transporting ATPase subunit KdpC, producing MKNIIIALRVAIVTLILTGIIYPLAVTGIAQVIFPDKANGSMIKNEKGETVGSKLIAQAFSKPSYFQPRPSAAGNGYDASSSGGSNLGPSSQKLRERIKTDTERLIKENPDAKGPVPVELVMASASGLDPHISTEAAMWQIPRIAKSRNADPEMIKKIIENTTEGRDLFIFGEPRVNVLRLNMALDKKFGKA from the coding sequence ATGAAAAATATAATCATCGCATTAAGGGTGGCCATTGTAACCCTCATACTTACCGGGATAATATATCCTTTGGCTGTCACAGGAATTGCTCAGGTTATCTTTCCTGACAAGGCAAACGGCAGCATGATTAAAAATGAAAAGGGCGAGACTGTCGGATCAAAACTGATTGCACAAGCATTTTCAAAGCCTTCCTATTTCCAGCCAAGACCATCAGCTGCCGGAAACGGTTATGATGCTTCAAGTTCGGGTGGATCGAATCTCGGACCTTCTTCACAGAAACTAAGGGAAAGGATAAAAACAGATACTGAACGTCTTATCAAAGAAAACCCGGACGCAAAAGGCCCTGTGCCTGTGGAACTTGTTATGGCTTCTGCAAGCGGGCTTGATCCGCATATTTCGACCGAAGCTGCAATGTGGCAGATTCCAAGAATAGCAAAATCCAGAAACGCAGATCCTGAAATGATTAAAAAGATTATTGAAAACACTACTGAAGGCAGGGATTTATTTATTTTCGGCGAGCCGAGGGTGAATGTTCTGCGCCTGAATATGGCGCTCGACAAAAAATTTGGAAAGGCATAG
- the kdpB gene encoding potassium-transporting ATPase subunit KdpB, with product MSDTKTVSLFNKDILMQAVIDSVRKLSPVHVIKNPVMFVVEIGSILTTAAFLRDIVAPDADSAPLWFTGSITAWLWFTLLFANFAEAVAEGRGKAQAASLRKLRQDIKARILVSGKEESVASSTLRKGDMVVCEAGDMIPGDGEVIEGIASVDESAITGESAPVIRESGGDRSAVTGGTKVLSDRIVIKIGADPGGSFLDRMISLVEGTSRQKTPNELALHILLVGLTIVFLIVCVSLVPMAAYSGIHLSATVMIALLVCLIPTTIGGLLSAIGIAGMDRLIRKNVIAMSGRAVEAAGDVDTLLLDKTGTITLGNRLATDLIPTPGIDINELADAAQLSSLADETPEGRSIVVLVKEEFHLRGRDLISHDAHFIPFSAHTRMSGCDIDGREIRKGAVDAICVYVTKLGGEIPQEIHDITNLIADNGGTPLAVADGARILGIIHLKDVVKEGIKDRFERFRAMGIRTVMITGDNKRTAACIAKEAGVDDFLAEATPEDKMRFIKEEQAKGKLVAMTGDGTNDAPALAQADVGVAMNTGTQAAKEAGNMIDLDSNPTKLLEVVEVGKQLLMTRGSLTTFSIANDIAKYFAILPALFVSALPQIAPLNIMRLASPQSAILSAVIFNAIIIILLIPLSLRGVKYRPIGASALLRRSLLIYGLGGVIAPFVGIKLIDMMLQVAGLI from the coding sequence ATGTCTGATACAAAAACAGTTTCTCTTTTTAATAAAGATATTCTCATGCAGGCTGTCATTGACAGCGTTCGCAAACTTAGCCCCGTGCATGTCATCAAAAATCCGGTGATGTTTGTCGTTGAGATCGGCAGCATACTCACAACAGCAGCATTTCTGAGGGATATTGTGGCTCCTGACGCTGATTCCGCTCCGTTATGGTTTACTGGAAGCATAACAGCATGGCTCTGGTTTACCCTTCTGTTTGCCAATTTTGCGGAAGCTGTGGCAGAAGGAAGGGGCAAGGCCCAGGCCGCATCCCTTCGAAAGCTCCGTCAGGATATAAAAGCCCGCATACTGGTTTCCGGGAAAGAAGAATCAGTTGCATCCTCGACTCTCAGAAAGGGAGACATGGTGGTGTGCGAGGCTGGCGACATGATACCCGGAGACGGCGAGGTTATCGAGGGAATAGCCTCGGTCGATGAATCCGCAATAACAGGCGAATCAGCACCTGTAATCCGTGAATCAGGAGGCGACAGATCCGCAGTAACAGGAGGCACAAAGGTTCTTTCTGACCGGATTGTCATTAAAATAGGCGCGGATCCCGGAGGCTCTTTTTTAGACAGGATGATATCCCTTGTGGAAGGCACTTCCCGCCAGAAAACGCCTAACGAGCTTGCTCTTCATATTCTTCTTGTCGGGCTTACCATCGTCTTTCTGATTGTATGCGTAAGTCTTGTGCCAATGGCCGCGTATTCAGGCATTCATCTTTCTGCAACAGTCATGATCGCCCTTCTGGTCTGTCTCATTCCCACAACAATCGGCGGGCTTCTTTCCGCGATTGGCATTGCTGGCATGGATCGCCTGATCCGTAAAAATGTTATTGCCATGAGCGGACGCGCAGTGGAAGCAGCAGGAGATGTGGACACCCTTCTTCTTGACAAGACAGGAACCATAACCCTCGGAAACCGCCTGGCTACAGACCTGATTCCGACTCCGGGAATTGACATAAATGAGCTTGCGGACGCTGCCCAGCTTTCGAGCCTTGCTGATGAAACACCTGAAGGCAGATCAATTGTTGTTCTGGTTAAAGAGGAATTCCATCTCAGGGGCAGGGATCTTATATCCCATGATGCTCATTTCATTCCTTTTTCAGCCCATACCCGCATGAGCGGATGCGACATAGACGGCAGGGAAATAAGAAAAGGAGCTGTTGACGCCATCTGCGTATATGTAACAAAACTTGGAGGAGAAATACCCCAGGAAATACATGATATAACCAACCTGATCGCTGACAACGGAGGAACTCCGCTGGCTGTCGCAGACGGAGCAAGGATTCTCGGCATAATCCATCTCAAGGACGTGGTCAAGGAAGGCATAAAGGACAGGTTCGAGCGTTTCCGGGCCATGGGAATCAGGACTGTCATGATAACAGGAGACAACAAAAGAACAGCCGCATGTATAGCAAAGGAAGCAGGAGTTGACGATTTTCTTGCTGAAGCCACCCCGGAAGACAAAATGAGGTTCATCAAGGAAGAACAGGCAAAAGGCAAGCTTGTCGCAATGACAGGAGACGGAACAAACGACGCCCCTGCCCTTGCCCAGGCTGATGTCGGGGTTGCCATGAACACAGGGACCCAGGCTGCCAAGGAAGCTGGAAACATGATAGACCTTGATTCCAACCCCACAAAGCTTCTTGAAGTGGTCGAGGTTGGAAAACAGCTCCTCATGACAAGAGGCTCGCTCACCACTTTTTCAATCGCAAATGATATAGCCAAGTATTTTGCGATTCTTCCGGCTCTGTTTGTTTCGGCACTCCCCCAGATTGCGCCTCTCAACATCATGCGCCTTGCCTCGCCCCAGAGCGCTATTCTGTCCGCCGTAATATTCAATGCAATCATTATTATACTGCTGATTCCGCTGTCATTGCGCGGCGTAAAATACAGACCCATAGGTGCTTCAGCTCTTCTCAGGCGTTCTCTTCTGATTTATGGCCTTGGCGGAGTTATAGCGCCTTTTGTCGGAATAAAGCTGATTGACATGATGCTTCAGGTGGCAGGGCTGATATGA
- the kdpA gene encoding potassium-transporting ATPase subunit KdpA, translating into MTLNGWLQILIFLAVVFALTKPLGTYLFSVFEGPKRPLPRIFGPLERFFFKVCGINPDEEQGWKEYAASLIMFSVISMLITYAILRFQNLLPLNPQKFGPVPAWLAMNTSISFTTNTNWQAYSGETTMSYFSQMAGLAWHNFTSAAAGIGVALAIARGFTRKIKPGMPSTIGNFWADLIRGTIYVLLPISFIAAIFLVSQGVIQNFSAYHEIMTIEGSSQIIAMGPVASQEAIKELGTNGGGFFNANSAHPFENPTPLSNMFEMILIFAIPSALTYTYGRMAKSQKDGWIIWAAMAILFTAGVATTYWAESHPNAAVAGINMGVQSGNMEGKETRFGITGSSLFATVTTDASCGAVNSMHDSFNPIGGLVPMLNIQLGEVIFGGVGAGLYGMLMFVILTVFIAGLMVGRTPEYLGKKIEANEMKFVMLYVLIFPIIILGFTAWGAVAPYGVSSLNNSGPHGLSEILYAFTSAAGNNGSAFAGLNANTDWYNITLGLSMLFGRFFMIIPVLAIAGSMAAKKTVPAGPGTFHTDGGMFLVLLLSVIIIVGALTFFPALTLGPIVEHFAAVTGTTF; encoded by the coding sequence ATGACACTTAACGGATGGTTGCAGATTTTAATATTTTTGGCAGTCGTATTTGCCTTGACCAAGCCGCTTGGAACATACCTTTTTAGTGTGTTCGAAGGGCCCAAAAGACCTCTGCCGCGAATTTTCGGCCCTTTGGAAAGATTCTTTTTCAAGGTGTGCGGAATTAATCCTGATGAGGAACAGGGCTGGAAAGAATACGCCGCCTCTCTAATTATGTTCAGCGTGATCAGCATGCTGATCACTTACGCGATCCTGAGGTTTCAGAATCTTTTACCTCTGAACCCCCAGAAATTCGGGCCAGTGCCTGCATGGCTCGCCATGAACACCTCCATCAGCTTTACGACTAATACCAACTGGCAGGCATATTCAGGCGAGACGACCATGAGCTATTTCTCGCAGATGGCAGGGCTCGCGTGGCACAACTTCACATCTGCTGCGGCAGGAATCGGCGTTGCCCTTGCAATTGCCCGCGGTTTCACCAGAAAGATAAAACCTGGAATGCCGTCCACAATCGGCAATTTCTGGGCAGATCTCATCAGGGGTACGATTTACGTGCTTCTGCCCATCAGCTTTATAGCCGCAATTTTTCTTGTCTCCCAGGGAGTTATCCAGAATTTCAGCGCCTACCATGAAATCATGACCATTGAAGGATCGAGCCAGATCATTGCAATGGGGCCTGTGGCTTCTCAGGAAGCTATCAAGGAACTTGGCACAAACGGAGGCGGTTTTTTCAATGCAAACAGCGCTCATCCTTTTGAAAATCCGACACCGCTTTCCAATATGTTTGAAATGATACTCATTTTTGCGATTCCTTCGGCTTTGACATACACTTATGGCCGAATGGCCAAAAGCCAAAAGGACGGATGGATTATCTGGGCTGCAATGGCAATTCTGTTTACTGCCGGAGTAGCAACAACATACTGGGCGGAATCCCATCCGAATGCCGCTGTTGCAGGAATCAATATGGGTGTGCAGTCGGGCAATATGGAAGGCAAGGAAACAAGATTCGGGATAACAGGATCTTCCCTTTTTGCGACAGTAACAACAGACGCGTCCTGCGGTGCTGTCAATTCCATGCATGACAGCTTTAACCCAATAGGCGGCCTTGTCCCTATGCTGAATATCCAGCTTGGAGAGGTAATATTTGGCGGAGTCGGGGCAGGGCTTTACGGAATGCTTATGTTCGTTATCCTGACAGTATTCATAGCAGGGCTCATGGTTGGACGCACTCCAGAATACCTTGGAAAAAAAATAGAAGCTAACGAGATGAAGTTCGTGATGCTCTATGTGCTCATATTCCCGATTATAATACTCGGATTCACGGCCTGGGGGGCAGTTGCGCCCTACGGAGTTTCGTCCCTGAACAACAGCGGGCCCCACGGACTTTCAGAAATCCTGTACGCATTCACCAGCGCAGCAGGAAACAACGGGTCAGCCTTTGCAGGACTTAACGCCAACACAGACTGGTATAATATAACCCTCGGCCTGTCCATGCTGTTTGGCCGTTTCTTCATGATCATACCTGTCCTTGCCATCGCAGGTTCAATGGCTGCTAAAAAGACGGTTCCAGCTGGCCCAGGCACTTTCCATACTGACGGAGGAATGTTCCTTGTCCTGCTTCTATCTGTCATCATAATAGTCGGAGCTTTGACTTTTTTCCCCGCACTTACTCTGGGGCCGATTGTGGAGCATTTCGCGGCCGTAACCGGCACAACTTTTTGA
- the kdpF gene encoding K(+)-transporting ATPase subunit F — MNPEYLISAAIAVFLMIYLFYSLIRPEKF; from the coding sequence ATGAATCCCGAATACCTTATTAGTGCCGCCATCGCTGTATTTTTGATGATCTATCTCTTTTACAGCCTGATAAGACCTGAAAAATTTTAA
- a CDS encoding sigma-54-dependent transcriptional regulator yields the protein MNILIIDDEPNIRKTLSMCLESSGHRTKTVSCSKDAISELESEVFDLAFVDLRLGTESGLDLIPSIVSVSPWTKMVVITAFASVETAVEAMKLGASDYLAKPFKPDQVLLIAERVGKIRRMEQKIINLQNDIERLHPSVSYSSSNPSMQKALDLAAEVAGSEAVVMLRGPSGTGKTVLAKAIHSWSKRADKPLAVISCPSLSAELLESELFGHVKGAFTGALRDNPGRIASCEGGTLFLDEIGDLPLHVQPKLLRFLQDREYERVGDHKTRKADVRIIAATNADLEKAVRDGRFREDLYYRLNVIQIDLPPLSERPSDVEKIASDMLSFFGGQNHKMFKGFSEEAMKAMKEYLWPGNIRELRNVVERAAILCKSDTVDLCHLPDFIHVRSSAMRIGDPVSISEIEEQHIRRVLASTKVMQEASGILGIDQATLWRKRKQYGI from the coding sequence ATGAATATACTTATAATAGACGATGAACCAAATATCAGAAAAACCCTGTCCATGTGCCTTGAGTCTTCGGGGCACAGGACAAAGACAGTGAGTTGTTCAAAAGATGCCATTTCAGAGCTGGAGTCAGAGGTTTTTGATCTTGCTTTTGTGGATCTGAGGCTTGGAACTGAAAGCGGGCTCGATCTTATTCCTTCTATTGTATCTGTTTCTCCTTGGACAAAAATGGTTGTGATAACCGCGTTTGCTTCTGTCGAGACTGCTGTTGAGGCCATGAAGCTTGGCGCTTCGGATTATCTTGCAAAGCCTTTCAAGCCTGATCAGGTTCTTTTAATAGCAGAGCGAGTCGGTAAAATACGCCGCATGGAGCAGAAAATCATCAATCTTCAGAATGATATTGAACGGCTTCATCCTTCGGTTTCATATTCATCATCAAATCCATCAATGCAGAAGGCTTTGGATCTGGCAGCCGAGGTTGCCGGGTCAGAAGCTGTTGTCATGCTGAGGGGGCCTAGCGGAACCGGTAAAACTGTTCTTGCAAAAGCCATTCATTCATGGAGCAAAAGAGCTGACAAGCCGCTTGCAGTAATATCATGCCCGTCTCTTTCGGCAGAGCTTCTTGAAAGCGAGCTTTTCGGTCATGTCAAGGGAGCATTCACAGGAGCGCTCCGGGATAATCCAGGCAGAATAGCTTCCTGCGAAGGAGGGACTCTTTTTCTTGACGAGATTGGAGACCTTCCTCTCCATGTTCAGCCCAAACTGCTTAGATTTTTACAGGACAGGGAATATGAACGTGTTGGCGATCATAAAACCAGAAAGGCAGACGTAAGAATAATAGCGGCAACAAACGCTGATCTTGAAAAAGCTGTCAGGGACGGCAGGTTCAGGGAAGATCTGTATTACCGCCTGAATGTGATTCAGATTGATCTTCCGCCTCTTTCAGAAAGACCTTCGGATGTTGAAAAAATAGCGTCTGACATGCTTTCCTTTTTCGGAGGCCAGAATCATAAAATGTTCAAGGGCTTTTCAGAAGAAGCCATGAAAGCCATGAAAGAATATTTATGGCCTGGAAACATCCGCGAACTTAGAAATGTGGTGGAAAGGGCGGCCATACTCTGCAAATCTGACACAGTCGATTTATGCCATCTTCCTGATTTTATTCATGTCAGAAGTTCTGCCATGCGCATCGGTGATCCGGTTTCCATTTCAGAAATAGAAGAACAGCATATAAGGCGTGTTCTTGCTTCAACAAAAGTCATGCAGGAAGCCTCCGGGATTCTTGGAATAGATCAGGCAACTCTCTGGAGGAAGCGAAAGCAGTACGGGATATAG